From the Hordeum vulgare subsp. vulgare chromosome 1H, MorexV3_pseudomolecules_assembly, whole genome shotgun sequence genome, the window ggagacggcggccacggcccttgggggcggcggcccttggccccccttatTTCTTcgagatggtgctggtatggaggtggttctccatcCCAAGGCGGCTGCAtgggaggaggaaatctcgtagctcttggtggctctcCAGAAATCAGGTTTTCCCCCTCCTTTTATGAGTCGGGacaatcatccttggccctccgatggatgcccctttaatacaagggctcttgggcacctcgtGAACCGTACTaggaacccctctcagccctaatgaggtctccaagtcgtggcttggccgaatccatctaataaggtaagagttggacttaatcacgtcaccgattcccatAATcttgtaatcagatatttgtcctccagtaaaacggggTCTCCTGGAGCGTCCGGACTCCAAATGGACTGAATgttatgtctagaattatcagcataaaatttCCCACAACGTTTGCATCTATTATTTTTCCATTTGACGTCATCTTCGAGGCGGAAACAAACGATCTCTAAAATCTATAGGGGGACAAATTTCAGGAAAGTCAAAGTCCCACTCTAACAaggtttccttttctatttttgatagttcctacacatcaaagtgtaaaacaagaagattgtgcatttttgcaactattaataggttagtccaaataaatcataaacttaatataaaaacaattatcaaaagcataaaagtagcatgaaaccatcaaaagttatagatacgttttgaatGTATCAACAACaagccttctccaacaccttatgatcccaacgtgacacttagaaagaaaaagaaataaacgagAGATCAAGTAAGATACTATCAGATTGTCGATTCACTCATGTACTTAGCTAGCACTACAAGACCAGACATATTTTTACTGTGAGGAAACTGAGTAGGTTCGTGTCCAACCCGGGTGATGACCATTGTCATGCAACTGACAGGGTCTTGCATTATCTGAGAGGTACGATGAGTTATAGAGTTCACTATTCAGGGCATCCTGTAGTGCTAAAGggatatagtgattcaaactggatctctgatgtTCATATACTCTACGCCATCAATGGGTATGTATTTACTAATggaggtcttgcaagcaaaccataTCGACGAGGTCAACTATGGAAGCATAACTAACTGCCTTAGACACAACCACTTTTGAGGCCGAATGGCCGCGTGAGCTCTTGATGAACTTGCGTGCGGTTGAAAAAACTGTACCCGCTATTCTTCTTAATTGTGACAACGAAACAGTTATCACTAAAGTAAATAACTctaaggataacatgaagtcatcaaaaTACGTGAACAGACGTTTGAAATCTGTGAGGaagttgagaaactccggagtaataACTCTTACTTATATTCAAACACACAAAAACCCGATagatccttttacaaagggaCTATCAGGAAATGTGATAGATATTGTATCAAGGGAGATGGGCATGATACCCATAGATGTTACACCATAGTAGTAACCCAACTTTTGTGATTAGAGATCCCGTGACTTAAGTCTTCGGAAGAACAAGCTATTGGTTAACATAGGAGAGTAATAAGTGGCCCTCGCTAAGTGAAGATGCAAAACTCTTAGAGCTGTAAGGTTCAGTGCTGGCAGGCAGGGTTGGCAACAAGGCCTTATGTGATTTTGTTGACTATTATAGCAAAGATGGTGTCCTATAGAGTAGTATTGAAAGAATGCACCTATATGAGATCCGATTGTAAACATTGCAATCTATGAGACTTGGGTGATCTCTTGTAGTCTAACGAAAAGATCAGGGAGTACGCGTGTATGCTTCAAACAAGGGGTAGCCTACTAGCAGCCAGGTACTGCTTAAGACTTTAAGTAAAATCTATTCACGCAAAACtggcaattcaaggcatagtccattgccaAGTTGTGAATGGATGCAATTTAAAGTACTTGGCGAAAGTTCAACTTAATAGTCTCTGCTGAAATAGTGGTATATTAAACATGTGAGAAAAATGCAAATCATTAAATTGGTATTTGAGATCTGGTAGGGGGTTGTTAGAATATATGGTTTGGTTCATCTATAAATTCTGAAATCTTAAAAgagcccatgaataaaatggTAAGTGGTGGTACTAAAGCTTAATACCATACCGTTAGTTGTGGAAGAGTTGGACCactttatatagtgagttctccTCCGGATATTCATTTTGGCTCTTGGAGCATATGATCCTGCAGGTTCGAAATGTATTTTACAAatgtcaaaaaaattgaaaaaaaaatagATGAGTATTTTGGCCTGTGCAAAATGAACAAGTCGAACGACAACTTTTACCTCCAAATGTTACacttaattttatttttttcaccAACGAAGCACAACTATCCCATATGACATGAAATTTGGCAAGCACACTTGCCACACTAATACGAACATCtacaaaaaaattcagaattttttaaacttatttactatttattttaATTTTACTGTTCATTAGGGAGCATATGCTCCCGGGAGCCAAAAATCCACGTCCGTTTTCCCCACCATTCTAAGTGTGTCTTGAGAAGAGAGAGGGGAGTACCGCATGCGGGCTCACTCGCCTCGCCTGACCTGGCCTGGGCGGGGCGGCATATATGTGCAACATACGTGTGATTGGTCCGTCGATATCTGGCCCATTGCCTTGCGGGGGCGCGACTTCCTATTaccgttttattttttatgtctttGCAGACAAGTTAATTATATCTTGTCCGGTAAGTATATGAATTTTTAAATCAAGTCGGTTTGAGATCATGATCGCGACACGGCACCGCCTCTGGTCCTCCTATATATGCTGCTTACCGGCCTCAACCAAAGTTACACCGAAAACACCTAGGGTTTTGCTTCATTTCGCAATTTCTGCCACCACCGTAATCTACCCCATCTCGAATGCCGACCCGCATCGACGTGCACGAGAGCAGGTGGTCTCTGAAACCGTTCGTCTTTGTGATCCTGCACCGGAAGAGGACGAATTAGGATTTTGAAAAGTGCTGTTTAAATTCGTCATCACGGGTCGTCTACCGTCTAAGTCGGATGATGCTACTCATCGTCATCTCCATCATCGTCAACAACAGATCGTcgccaacatcatcatcaacaccgTCGCTCCTACAATAGCTAACAAATAGTACACTGTTCGTGATCTGTTAATGTTTCTCTCTAAAAGTTGTTACTCCGTGTAAGATGACGATGTGCATATTCTGCTGTTTATCTAGCTTACtagattgttgcatgctagttttGGTCTTAATTATAAATTATTTACTGAAATTTATCATGATCTTGCTTAATTTTCCAACAAATCCAGCATGGGGCGAAGGCAGCGGCAATGCCTTCATATTTTGTTCGCCTTTTGCAAATGCCTATGCGGTTGGCCACACACACGCGCACGCAGATAATCACATAGGAGTACTATTCTAACACGTCTTTGACTGGTGGAGCCGCTGTAGCCACCGATCGACATGTGCGTCTATGGCGAGCAGACCCCCCACTATCCAATCTGCCGTTGAGGCGTTGACGCATTCCCGCCTCCTTCCTCACACCCTCCATTCGTCCAAGGTCCAATACAATCTGCTGCAGACGCTTTCCGGCCTTCTTCCTTATCCGCCATACATATAAGGTCCAAGGGCATGATACCTCACCACACACCGGACGGACGAGAAAGAGAAGACGGCTACACAAGAGAGGCCATGACCATGAGACTGACAGGCAACGCGAGGCTGTTCTGCGcactgctgctggtgctgctctGCGTGGCGTCGCAGTTCCAAGGAGGGGCGTCCCGAGGCGGAGGTGGAGGCCGTGGGTCAAGGATAGGAGGCGGAGGCGGCAGCGATGGAGGAAGCACTGGCGGTGGAGGGAGTGCCGTCAGAGGGGGCGGCGATGGAGGTGGTTCCGTGccaggagctggcggcggcggtggaggcagCTACATGCGAGGGGCCGGCGGTGGTTATGTTCCAACAAGGGGCTACGGCAGCCGGAACACGAGCGCGACAGGGTCGGAGTCGGCCGGACGCCGTGCCGCGGGCGAGCCGCGTGGCCGCGTCGTGTGGATCTCGGCTGTCGCCAATGCGCTCGTGGCCGTGGCGCTCGTTCGGTCGTCCTGAGCATACTTTCGAAAACATCATCGATCCCTGGAGGCGAACGAAATACGGAATTTGTAATTTTGTATATAGCAAATCTAGATCGTGGTTGGCTTCATGTCGATATTTTAACTTTTTTTAATAGTCAATGGTATATTCATGAAATCTTAGTTTACGTTCAgtatattttttcttttcagcTTTTCACTATCTTCAATAAAAG encodes:
- the LOC123413357 gene encoding glycine-rich cell wall structural protein 1.0-like is translated as MIPHHTPDGREREDGYTREAMTMRLTGNARLFCALLLVLLCVASQFQGGASRGGGGGRGSRIGGGGGSDGGSTGGGGSAVRGGGDGGGSVPGAGGGGGGSYMRGAGGGYVPTRGYGSRNTSATGSESAGRRAAGEPRGRVVWISAVANALVAVALVRSS